One bacterium genomic region harbors:
- a CDS encoding pyridoxal phosphate-dependent aminotransferase — protein sequence MSLSLIAKSIKPSPTLALNEKFAILKEKGDPVIHLGGGEPKTRVPMEAIMATVAHVNTGEVRYAPADGIPALKQAIIRYTEEFYDRKVTPQHIIASGGAKQALMVALQAILNPQEEVIFPAPYWVSYPDMARLIGAIPVPAPAEDGTFYPRLKDIEDRVGSYTKAVIINSPNNPTGAMYSEEFISDVVQFCEKKDIWLIMDDIYHRLIFDGRKPINALKYAKKQDENSKIIIVNGVSKQYAMTGFRIGWAVGNKKVIAAMSNIQGHQTSGPSVLLQKAAVGALNGIQSSVESLRVTLENNRNVMIDLLHSFEGVKVTKPDGTFYCFADFSAYNKSSNALSAFLIDKVQVLTVPGAEFGLEGYLRLSYCGTIKDIQDGIERMKWALDPNSPNELYIGDRKLVRDWS from the coding sequence ATGAGCTTAAGTCTTATCGCTAAATCAATAAAGCCCTCTCCCACCCTTGCACTCAATGAAAAGTTTGCAATCTTAAAAGAGAAAGGTGACCCGGTAATTCACCTCGGCGGAGGAGAGCCAAAAACCCGTGTACCGATGGAAGCTATTATGGCAACCGTTGCACACGTAAATACAGGTGAAGTCAGGTATGCACCGGCTGATGGAATACCTGCACTCAAACAAGCAATCATCAGATACACAGAAGAATTTTACGACAGGAAAGTAACACCTCAACACATCATCGCTTCCGGTGGAGCCAAACAGGCATTGATGGTTGCGCTGCAAGCAATTCTTAATCCGCAGGAAGAAGTTATTTTTCCTGCACCGTACTGGGTAAGTTATCCGGATATGGCAAGATTAATTGGAGCAATTCCTGTTCCTGCACCAGCAGAGGATGGTACTTTCTATCCTAGATTAAAGGATATTGAAGATCGTGTTGGTTCATATACTAAAGCTGTTATAATTAATAGTCCTAACAATCCAACCGGTGCAATGTATTCCGAAGAATTTATTTCTGATGTTGTTCAATTCTGTGAGAAAAAAGATATCTGGCTGATAATGGATGATATTTATCATCGATTGATTTTTGATGGAAGAAAGCCAATCAATGCATTAAAGTATGCGAAGAAACAGGATGAAAACTCCAAGATCATAATCGTTAATGGAGTATCGAAACAATATGCAATGACCGGCTTCCGGATTGGATGGGCAGTTGGAAATAAAAAAGTAATTGCTGCGATGAGCAATATCCAGGGACATCAGACTTCCGGTCCATCTGTTCTTTTGCAGAAGGCTGCTGTCGGTGCACTTAACGGAATTCAATCCAGTGTTGAGTCATTAAGAGTTACTTTGGAGAATAACAGAAATGTTATGATCGATCTTCTTCATTCATTCGAGGGAGTCAAAGTAACAAAACCAGATGGCACATTTTATTGCTTCGCAGATTTCAGTGCTTATAATAAAAGTTCAAATGCTCTTTCAGCATTCTTAATTGATAAAGTTCAAGTGCTGACTGTTCCCGGTGCCGAGTTTGGACTTGAAGGTTATTTAAGGTTGAGCTACTGCGGAACAATCAAAGATATCCAGGACGGAATCGAGAGAATGAAATGGGCACTTGATCCTAATTCACCAAATGAACTCTACATCGGCGACAGAAAATTAGTGAGGGATTGGTCATGA
- the coaD gene encoding pantetheine-phosphate adenylyltransferase has product MRKVLYPGTFDPVTYGHIDLIKRAIELFDAVVVTVAINPGKAPLFTTEERVNMLKESLKQFPNVSVDSFDGLVVDHAKIVGASGILRGLRAVSDFEYEFQMALMNRKLANDIATVFLMPHEKFTYLNSTIIRNLASLKSDVSDFVPPIVAEALKKKFQGM; this is encoded by the coding sequence ATGCGAAAAGTTTTATATCCCGGAACTTTTGATCCGGTTACTTATGGACACATCGATTTAATTAAAAGAGCAATTGAACTTTTTGACGCTGTAGTAGTTACAGTAGCAATAAATCCTGGTAAAGCTCCTCTTTTCACGACAGAAGAAAGAGTGAATATGTTAAAGGAGAGTCTCAAGCAATTTCCAAATGTATCGGTTGATTCCTTTGACGGATTGGTTGTTGATCATGCAAAAATTGTTGGTGCATCGGGGATTCTGAGAGGGCTTCGTGCAGTCAGTGATTTTGAATACGAATTTCAGATGGCATTAATGAACAGAAAACTGGCGAATGATATCGCCACTGTTTTTCTTATGCCTCACGAAAAATTCACTTATCTTAACTCAACAATTATCAGAAATCTTGCGAGCTTAAAAAGTGATGTAAGTGATTTTGTACCACCGATTGTTGCTGAAGCATTAAAGAAAAAATTTCAAGGTATGTAG
- a CDS encoding neutral zinc metallopeptidase, whose protein sequence is MRWKGRRESSNVEDRRGGYSKGMVGGGIGSIILILAIYFLGGDPSQIMNTSQFDNQTTTSPYQGTAEENELAQFVSVVLAETEDVWTELFRKEGLTYQYPKLVLYTGSVQSACGFSSAATGPFYCPGDYKLYIDLSFYEELRNKFKAPGDFAMAYVIAHEVGHHVQTLLGINEKVNSLRSRVSEKEFNKYLVRLELQADYLAGVWAHYADRIDLLEEGDLEEALNAASAVGDDRIQKSMQGYVVPESFTHGTSEQRKRWFYKGFRAGNLDDGDTFDAENL, encoded by the coding sequence ATGCGTTGGAAAGGTAGAAGAGAAAGCAGCAATGTCGAGGATCGTCGCGGTGGTTACTCCAAAGGTATGGTTGGTGGTGGCATTGGTAGTATTATTCTGATTCTCGCGATATATTTTCTTGGTGGTGATCCTTCCCAGATTATGAACACTTCGCAATTTGATAATCAGACAACAACTTCTCCTTATCAGGGAACTGCTGAGGAAAATGAACTTGCGCAATTTGTCTCAGTAGTTCTTGCAGAAACTGAAGATGTATGGACAGAATTATTCAGGAAAGAAGGATTAACGTATCAATACCCGAAACTCGTTCTGTATACCGGAAGCGTTCAATCTGCATGCGGATTTTCAAGTGCCGCGACAGGACCATTCTATTGTCCCGGAGATTATAAATTATACATTGATTTGAGTTTTTATGAGGAACTGAGAAATAAATTTAAAGCTCCCGGCGATTTTGCAATGGCGTATGTTATCGCTCACGAAGTCGGGCACCACGTTCAAACATTACTTGGTATTAATGAAAAAGTAAATTCACTTCGTTCACGAGTGAGCGAAAAAGAGTTCAATAAATATCTTGTTCGTTTGGAATTACAGGCAGATTATCTCGCTGGTGTTTGGGCTCATTATGCTGATAGAATCGACTTGCTTGAAGAAGGTGATCTTGAAGAAGCATTGAACGCTGCAAGCGCTGTTGGTGATGATAGAATTCAAAAAAGTATGCAAGGTTATGTCGTTCCCGAAAGTTTTACGCACGGCACTTCTGAACAAAGAAAAAGGTGGTTTTATAAGGGATTCAGAGCCGGGAATCTTGATGATGGTGATACTTTTGATGCGGAAAATCTTTAA
- a CDS encoding DUF2334 domain-containing protein, translated as MRNLLYMAVLSIIFIISAFSFYPPNINSNFEITYSKLVRVNESAKIIITSKRESLNQFNFKWETNLGRIESNGSEAVFHAPDSTGEARIKLDIYYGDKLSKSVSFNISIFKQLVILKADDLIYDNTKVISENWTRFLHYVVSDKIKASVGLIVNSLETDDERYSGLLKYLNRTGYIELWIHGYDHRLGAIDPNGEPYDEFRNSSLEFQKEQIKKALDLSKQKLGFTMQTFGAPGNAIDDNTKIALDAFDEIKVWFFGQEGSNKLVLGRSAEMSIR; from the coding sequence ATGAGAAACCTTCTTTATATGGCAGTTCTTTCTATAATATTCATTATTTCGGCATTTTCCTTTTATCCTCCAAATATCAATTCAAACTTTGAAATTACTTACTCAAAACTTGTTCGAGTCAATGAATCAGCAAAAATAATTATCACTTCGAAAAGAGAATCTCTGAATCAGTTTAATTTTAAATGGGAAACCAACCTTGGCAGAATAGAATCGAATGGCAGTGAAGCAGTATTTCACGCACCCGATTCAACGGGTGAAGCTCGAATTAAATTAGATATTTATTATGGTGACAAACTAAGCAAATCAGTTTCATTTAATATTTCTATTTTCAAACAGCTTGTAATTCTTAAAGCTGATGATCTTATCTATGATAACACTAAAGTGATATCAGAAAATTGGACGCGCTTTCTGCACTATGTGGTTTCAGATAAAATTAAGGCGAGTGTCGGACTAATAGTAAATTCTCTTGAAACTGACGATGAAAGATATTCCGGTCTGCTGAAGTATCTTAACAGAACTGGTTATATTGAACTATGGATTCATGGTTATGATCATAGGTTGGGGGCGATTGATCCTAATGGCGAGCCGTATGATGAATTCCGAAATTCATCTCTCGAATTTCAGAAAGAGCAAATTAAAAAAGCTCTTGATCTTTCAAAGCAGAAACTTGGTTTCACAATGCAAACTTTTGGAGCACCTGGAAATGCAATTGATGATAACACCAAAATTGCTCTTGATGCTTTCGATGAAATAAAAGTTTGGTTTTTTGGTCAGGAAGGCTCAAATAAACTTGTTCTGGGCAGGAGTGCAGAAATGAGTATCCGGTAG
- a CDS encoding T9SS type A sorting domain-containing protein — MTGPAEFLLEQNYPNPFNPATNVRFNLPTNEFVNLSIYNLVGEKVSELVNEVLEQGEHNLTFNASDLPSGIYIAKLSAGNLSQSIKMTLLK; from the coding sequence GTGACAGGACCAGCTGAATTCTTACTTGAGCAGAATTATCCTAATCCGTTCAATCCAGCAACAAATGTGAGGTTTAATCTTCCGACTAATGAATTTGTAAATTTATCAATTTACAACCTCGTGGGAGAAAAAGTAAGTGAGTTGGTAAATGAGGTTCTTGAACAGGGTGAACATAATTTAACATTCAACGCATCCGATCTTCCTTCCGGAATATATATAGCAAAACTTTCTGCCGGTAATCTCAGCCAATCAATAAAAATGACTTTACTTAAATAG
- a CDS encoding choice-of-anchor B family protein — MKILLTILFAAGILVAQNNVTFLSNLNQYPSAGYNDIWGYVDGFGNEYALLGVQTGTSIINVTNPSLPVQVAFIPGPNSVWRDIKTHSTYAYIVTEGTGTGRGLQIVDLSQLPATATLVNTIETWFTRAHNIYIDNGYAYVIGTNNGGGMHILDLGNPVNPTRTFYYTGSNYIHDVYVWNDTVVAAAEDSYDLINVSNKFSPQLLSVSMNLPGIYAHSGWMTEDKKYFVGTEEFNVRDVTVWDLEDRSSWNLTVPTWQMPGSSSYVHNLFILGDYAHISYYTSGYVVLDISNPASPQLAGQYDTYPTSNGGFYDGAWGCYPYLPSGNTLISDMSTGLYVLKFNGSIPVELSSFTAEVIADDVNLKWTTSSEKNNQGFEIQRKLDNEYYTIGFVEGNGTSTEINDYSFIDREVQPGSYYYRLKQVDFDGSSEYLMKFCRSDRTS; from the coding sequence ATGAAAATTCTCTTAACAATTCTTTTTGCTGCAGGTATTTTGGTTGCACAGAATAATGTTACGTTCCTAAGTAATCTGAATCAATATCCTTCTGCCGGATATAATGATATCTGGGGATATGTAGATGGTTTTGGAAATGAGTATGCTTTGCTTGGTGTCCAGACCGGGACTTCAATCATTAATGTTACCAATCCTTCACTCCCCGTTCAGGTGGCTTTTATTCCCGGACCAAATTCAGTATGGCGGGATATTAAAACTCATAGTACTTATGCATACATAGTCACTGAAGGAACCGGTACGGGAAGAGGTTTACAAATTGTAGATCTTTCTCAGCTGCCTGCTACAGCAACTCTTGTCAATACTATAGAAACCTGGTTTACCCGAGCGCATAATATTTACATTGATAATGGCTACGCTTATGTAATCGGAACAAATAATGGCGGAGGTATGCATATTCTTGATCTTGGCAATCCTGTGAATCCGACAAGAACGTTTTATTATACAGGGAGCAACTATATTCACGATGTTTATGTCTGGAATGATACAGTTGTTGCAGCCGCTGAAGATTCATATGATTTAATAAATGTATCGAATAAATTTAGTCCACAACTGCTTTCGGTTAGTATGAATCTTCCCGGAATTTATGCACACAGCGGCTGGATGACAGAAGATAAAAAATATTTTGTCGGAACTGAAGAGTTCAACGTGAGAGATGTAACGGTTTGGGATCTTGAAGACAGAAGCAGCTGGAATCTGACTGTTCCAACCTGGCAGATGCCCGGTTCTAGTTCCTATGTACATAATTTATTCATACTTGGTGACTACGCACATATTTCTTACTATACTTCCGGATATGTTGTACTCGATATTTCGAATCCGGCAAGTCCACAACTTGCAGGTCAATACGATACATACCCGACAAGTAATGGAGGATTTTACGATGGTGCGTGGGGATGTTATCCATACTTACCGTCAGGCAATACTTTGATTTCAGACATGTCAACAGGTCTTTATGTTTTGAAATTTAATGGATCAATTCCGGTCGAGCTTTCTTCATTCACTGCTGAAGTAATTGCAGATGATGTGAATCTTAAATGGACTACTTCTTCAGAAAAAAATAATCAGGGATTTGAAATACAGAGAAAACTTGATAATGAATATTACACTATAGGATTTGTAGAAGGAAATGGAACTTCAACAGAAATTAATGACTACTCTTTTATAGACCGCGAAGTTCAACCAGGAAGTTACTACTACAGACTAAAACAAGTCGACTTTGATGGAAGCAGCGAATACCTGATGAAATTTTGTAGAAGTGACAGGACCAGCTGA
- a CDS encoding choice-of-anchor B family protein — MTKFSASVCSILLLTSPILLGQNINLLGSINPYPGTAYTDVWGYEENGREYAFIGMTGGTSIIDVTDPANPEEIIQIQGPTAPPYEWRDFKTHSHYLYVTSEGNGNGSGLQIIDLSQLPDTAFLVNTYNQTFNSAHNLYIADGFAYVVGTSQGGMHILDLSDPINPVQSAYYSASGYVHDVYVWNDTAYVSSADTYELVNVTNKSNPQLINQSSVLPGIYAHSGWLTEDKRYFIACEEFNTRDITVWDLQDRSSWDLVVTGWQMTGNSPVHNLFILGDYAHIAYYKDGYVVLDISDPENPVFAGQYDTYPSSSGGTYNGAWGAYPYLPSGNILISDMSTGLYIFKFIPSTTVIENENTDVSGFSLEQNYPNPFNPSTQIKFTIEKSGFVSLKIFNGIGQEISTLINEEKNAGTYKVTFNASDLPSGIYFARLISGNQTEIIKMSLLK; from the coding sequence ATGACAAAATTTTCTGCTTCAGTATGCAGTATACTATTGCTTACTTCGCCTATTTTGCTTGGACAAAATATTAATTTGCTGGGTTCAATTAATCCATACCCTGGTACTGCCTACACAGATGTTTGGGGATATGAAGAAAACGGCAGAGAGTATGCATTTATTGGGATGACTGGTGGAACTTCAATTATCGATGTAACGGATCCGGCTAATCCGGAAGAAATTATCCAGATTCAAGGGCCAACTGCGCCTCCCTATGAATGGAGAGATTTTAAAACTCATTCTCATTATTTATATGTTACAAGTGAAGGCAACGGTAATGGCTCGGGTCTTCAAATAATAGATTTATCACAACTTCCCGATACTGCATTTCTTGTAAACACTTATAACCAAACATTCAACTCGGCGCATAATCTTTATATTGCTGATGGTTTTGCTTATGTAGTTGGAACCAGTCAGGGAGGAATGCATATACTTGACCTGTCAGATCCAATCAATCCTGTTCAATCAGCTTATTATTCTGCCAGCGGATATGTGCATGATGTTTACGTTTGGAATGATACTGCTTATGTCTCTTCGGCTGATACTTATGAGCTTGTGAATGTGACAAATAAATCAAATCCACAACTGATTAATCAGAGTTCTGTACTTCCGGGAATCTATGCTCACAGCGGCTGGTTGACTGAAGATAAGAGATATTTTATTGCCTGCGAAGAATTCAACACCAGAGATATTACTGTTTGGGATTTACAAGACAGATCATCTTGGGATTTGGTCGTTACCGGTTGGCAGATGACTGGAAATTCTCCAGTGCATAATTTATTCATACTTGGCGATTATGCTCATATAGCTTATTATAAAGATGGATATGTAGTTCTGGATATTTCTGATCCAGAGAACCCGGTGTTTGCCGGCCAATACGATACTTATCCGAGCTCGAGCGGCGGGACCTACAACGGTGCCTGGGGTGCATATCCTTATTTACCTTCCGGTAATATTTTAATATCCGATATGTCCACAGGGCTTTATATCTTTAAGTTTATTCCTTCTACAACTGTTATTGAAAACGAAAATACTGATGTTTCCGGTTTTTCCCTCGAACAAAATTATCCGAATCCATTTAATCCATCCACTCAGATAAAATTCACAATTGAGAAATCCGGATTCGTAAGCTTAAAAATTTTTAATGGAATTGGTCAGGAAATATCAACACTTATTAATGAAGAAAAAAATGCCGGAACTTATAAAGTAACTTTCAATGCATCAGATCTTCCATCAGGAATTTATTTTGCAAGACTTATTTCCGGAAATCAGACAGAAATTATTAAAATGAGTTTACTGAAATAA
- a CDS encoding VCBS repeat-containing protein — MSLRNKILRIVTILFLFPFTSIISPQPFQRELNTIPLSDADGLIPNIFSGGHNNLEHQFVDIDNDEDLDIFYLDSDKTYGWFENTGTRFNPNFEYSLTNPSGLFFSNWFFFVDIDNDNDLDYFTSNNDLISFYRNDGSMTSPLFVLAKDTVRDFDGEPIYSEFASNALFADIDNDGDYDFFSGNSAGTVKFYENVGTSGSFSFKFITNEWQDLYIVGTIADNPLHGASSLDFIDIDADSDLDLFWGDFFSNSLYMIENQGTPASPDMQRISDIYPVNSDSVNTSGFNMPRFCDIDSDGDYDLFVSVLYDPTVPQSLMFYENVGNSQTANHILRTKDYLKTLDVGNNSAPVFADIDNDGDLDMFIGSLNNPIGSIHFLENTGSKNNPAYYYNDSAFFNITGDLSVSPEFGDIDNDGDLDLLVGKLNGTIDLYTNTGSPSSPIFLNSILLRNSNGDSIDVGSSSVPFLIDIDSDSDLDLVLGGFNGRFTFYENTGNVFIQEFTLNTGYFAGVDVGDNSTPYLFDFNKDGNFDLFSGSRNGELFYFQNDGNNLTPIWNLITNRFIQDNFGGYTFPNFVDIDNDTDYDLFLGNVKGGLYFYINSEITNIAEWGLEPVSNYKLEAFPNPFNPGTQIRIFTKEAQFTTIDIFNSLGEKVKSLHNDYMPAGTNSFYWYGDNNAGVILPSGVYFILASSDINSEAIKVLFLK, encoded by the coding sequence TTGTCTTTACGAAATAAAATACTCAGAATAGTTACCATTCTATTTCTTTTTCCTTTTACATCAATTATTTCTCCGCAACCATTTCAAAGAGAGTTGAATACAATTCCTTTAAGCGATGCGGATGGATTGATACCCAATATTTTCAGCGGCGGACACAATAACCTCGAACATCAATTTGTGGATATAGATAACGACGAAGACCTTGATATTTTTTACCTGGATAGTGACAAGACTTATGGCTGGTTTGAAAACACCGGCACACGATTTAACCCGAATTTTGAATACTCACTTACTAATCCCTCAGGATTATTTTTTTCCAATTGGTTTTTCTTTGTTGATATTGATAATGACAACGATCTTGATTATTTCACGAGTAATAATGACCTGATTTCATTTTATAGAAATGATGGCAGCATGACTTCCCCGCTTTTCGTGCTTGCGAAGGATACTGTCCGCGATTTCGATGGTGAGCCAATATACAGTGAATTTGCGAGCAATGCTCTCTTTGCAGATATTGATAATGATGGCGACTATGATTTTTTTAGTGGTAATTCTGCCGGTACTGTTAAATTCTATGAAAATGTTGGAACGTCTGGTAGTTTTAGTTTTAAATTTATCACGAATGAATGGCAAGATCTTTACATCGTCGGAACAATAGCTGATAATCCTTTACATGGAGCCAGTTCACTGGATTTTATAGATATTGATGCTGACAGTGATCTTGATCTCTTTTGGGGAGATTTCTTCAGTAACAGCCTTTATATGATTGAAAACCAGGGTACACCGGCATCACCTGATATGCAGAGAATCTCCGATATATATCCTGTAAATTCAGACAGTGTGAACACAAGCGGCTTTAATATGCCAAGGTTTTGTGACATAGATAGCGATGGCGATTATGATTTATTCGTGTCAGTTCTTTATGATCCAACCGTTCCTCAGTCATTAATGTTTTACGAAAATGTTGGCAACTCTCAAACAGCCAATCATATTTTAAGGACTAAAGACTATCTCAAAACTCTCGATGTTGGCAACAACAGTGCACCGGTTTTTGCTGATATTGACAATGACGGAGATCTTGATATGTTCATTGGATCACTCAATAATCCAATTGGTTCGATTCACTTTCTTGAAAACACCGGATCGAAAAATAATCCAGCATATTATTATAATGATTCAGCTTTTTTCAATATTACCGGAGACTTGAGCGTCTCTCCGGAGTTTGGCGATATTGACAACGATGGAGATTTGGATCTTCTCGTTGGAAAACTTAACGGCACAATCGATCTATACACAAATACTGGTTCACCAAGTTCGCCAATTTTCTTAAACAGTATTTTGTTAAGAAATAGTAACGGGGATAGCATCGATGTTGGTTCGAGTTCAGTTCCTTTTTTAATCGATATTGATTCCGATTCAGATCTTGATCTTGTCTTAGGTGGATTCAATGGCAGATTTACTTTTTATGAGAATACAGGAAATGTATTCATACAAGAATTCACTTTGAATACAGGTTACTTTGCCGGAGTTGATGTTGGTGATAATAGTACACCCTATTTATTTGACTTTAATAAAGACGGAAATTTTGATCTGTTTTCCGGTAGCAGAAACGGTGAGTTGTTTTACTTTCAAAATGATGGGAACAATCTAACACCAATCTGGAATCTCATAACAAACAGATTCATACAAGACAATTTTGGCGGATACACCTTTCCAAATTTCGTAGACATTGATAATGATACTGATTATGATTTATTCCTTGGAAATGTTAAAGGTGGTCTATATTTTTACATCAATTCTGAAATAACAAATATTGCGGAGTGGGGATTAGAGCCAGTTAGCAATTATAAGCTCGAAGCATTTCCTAATCCCTTTAATCCAGGTACACAGATCAGAATATTTACTAAGGAAGCACAATTCACGACGATTGATATTTTCAATTCGCTCGGAGAAAAAGTAAAGTCTTTGCATAATGACTATATGCCCGCCGGTACAAACTCCTTTTACTGGTATGGAGATAATAACGCTGGAGTAATTTTGCCTTCAGGAGTTTACTTCATACTTGCTTCTTCTGACATAAATTCAGAAGCTATTAAAGTTCTGTTTCTTAAATAA
- the rsmD gene encoding 16S rRNA (guanine(966)-N(2))-methyltransferase RsmD: protein MRLRITSGELKGRYINVPKSDLVRPTTERVRETIFNILINKISFEGIKVLDLYAGSGALGFECLSRGADEVHFVEKNAVIYRNLEENIQTLQAGERCKIFKMPAIKFSSMNPATEYDLILADPPFFKDDIYIVVGNILKNKYLRTNCFMIIERSIQTKQKDIDNLGIEPFKIIGDTCLYEIKYSE from the coding sequence ATGCGATTAAGAATAACATCCGGAGAACTTAAAGGAAGATATATCAATGTTCCCAAATCCGATCTCGTCAGACCAACTACCGAACGAGTGCGGGAGACAATTTTCAACATTCTCATTAATAAAATTTCTTTTGAAGGAATAAAAGTTCTCGATCTTTATGCTGGTTCCGGTGCACTTGGATTCGAGTGTTTGAGCCGAGGTGCCGATGAGGTTCATTTCGTTGAAAAGAATGCGGTGATCTATCGTAATCTTGAAGAGAACATCCAAACGCTTCAAGCCGGAGAAAGATGCAAAATATTTAAAATGCCTGCTATAAAATTTTCTTCCATGAATCCTGCTACTGAATATGATTTAATCCTTGCCGATCCGCCTTTTTTCAAAGATGATATTTATATTGTCGTTGGAAATATTTTAAAGAATAAATACCTTCGCACCAATTGTTTTATGATCATAGAAAGATCAATTCAAACTAAACAAAAGGATATTGACAATCTTGGAATTGAACCTTTCAAAATAATTGGAGATACTTGTCTTTACGAAATAAAATACTCAGAATAG
- a CDS encoding ComEA family DNA-binding protein gives MLGFIYVEFFKQSDNDTEYFDYTKQDSLFYYYSNLNPEIDPEDSLLISDLEIKKRVLELSDTFAYTKKDISSLTEKSINLNKAGINDLVKLPGIGEKTAEKIIQLRDERKGFKRLDELMDVKGIGEVKFNKIKKFLYIE, from the coding sequence TTGTTGGGTTTCATTTATGTAGAATTTTTCAAACAAAGTGATAACGATACGGAATATTTTGACTATACAAAGCAGGACAGTTTATTTTACTATTACTCGAATTTGAATCCCGAGATAGATCCGGAAGATTCGCTATTAATCAGCGACCTTGAAATTAAAAAACGGGTGCTGGAACTCTCAGATACTTTCGCATATACTAAGAAAGATATATCATCCTTAACAGAAAAGAGCATAAATCTTAATAAAGCTGGAATAAATGATTTAGTTAAACTTCCCGGTATTGGTGAAAAAACTGCTGAAAAAATCATTCAGCTAAGAGATGAAAGAAAAGGCTTTAAGAGGTTAGATGAGCTTATGGATGTTAAAGGAATAGGCGAAGTGAAGTTTAACAAAATTAAAAAGTTTTTATATATTGAGTAG
- the dnaJ gene encoding molecular chaperone DnaJ — protein MTRRDYYEVLGVTRNATKEEIKKAYRKLAMQYHPDRNPGDKSAEDKFKEAAEAYEILSHDDKRNNYDRFGHEGVRGSGFGAEGFSNVNDIFSHFSDIFGGSSIFDEFFGGTQRGRSRRRGAGTPGSDLRVTLKLTLEEIATGTSKKIKIRKQVKCNDCNGTGAQAGTSLKTCPACNGTGEIKSVSRSVFGQFVNITTCNNCSGEGQVVDSPCRTCSGDGRVTDESTLKIDVPAGVEDSNYMTMRGEGNAGKRGGQPGDIIVVFQELPHEHFIREKNDIIYNLFLSFPQAALGAEVEVPTLTGKSMLKIEQGTQPGKLLKMKGKGIRHLNYSGSGDQIVRINVAIPQKLNSKEKELIKQLSEMPNIKTSSEDEKKNFFSKFGL, from the coding sequence ATGACTAGGAGAGATTATTACGAAGTTCTTGGTGTTACAAGAAATGCCACGAAAGAAGAAATAAAGAAAGCTTACCGTAAACTTGCAATGCAGTATCATCCCGACAGAAATCCGGGTGATAAATCTGCCGAAGATAAATTTAAAGAAGCAGCAGAAGCATACGAGATACTCAGCCACGATGATAAAAGAAATAATTATGACAGGTTTGGTCACGAAGGAGTAAGAGGCAGCGGTTTTGGTGCTGAGGGATTCTCTAACGTCAACGATATCTTTTCGCATTTTTCTGATATCTTCGGCGGCTCATCAATATTCGATGAATTTTTTGGTGGAACTCAGCGAGGCAGATCACGTCGTCGCGGTGCCGGAACACCTGGCTCTGATTTACGTGTTACACTGAAACTTACACTCGAGGAAATTGCAACCGGCACATCAAAAAAAATAAAAATCAGGAAACAGGTAAAATGTAATGATTGTAACGGAACAGGTGCCCAGGCTGGTACGTCATTAAAAACTTGTCCTGCTTGCAATGGAACCGGTGAAATAAAAAGTGTTTCGAGATCAGTGTTCGGACAATTCGTAAACATAACAACTTGCAATAACTGCAGTGGCGAAGGACAGGTTGTTGATTCTCCCTGCAGAACCTGTTCCGGCGATGGAAGAGTAACTGATGAATCAACTTTAAAGATTGATGTACCTGCAGGTGTTGAAGATAGTAATTATATGACGATGCGAGGTGAAGGTAATGCAGGAAAACGCGGAGGTCAGCCCGGCGATATAATTGTTGTATTCCAGGAATTGCCACACGAACATTTTATTCGTGAAAAAAATGACATCATTTATAACTTGTTTCTTTCATTTCCACAGGCAGCGCTCGGAGCAGAAGTAGAAGTTCCTACACTCACCGGAAAGTCGATGTTAAAAATTGAACAAGGAACTCAACCCGGAAAATTATTAAAGATGAAAGGAAAAGGAATACGACATCTTAATTACTCCGGCAGCGGAGATCAGATCGTGAGGATTAATGTTGCAATTCCCCAAAAGCTGAATTCAAAAGAAAAAGAATTAATCAAACAGCTTTCTGAAATGCCGAATATCAAAACTTCATCTGAAGATGAAAAGAAAAATTTCTTCAGCAAATTCGGATTGTAA